A portion of the Blautia hansenii DSM 20583 genome contains these proteins:
- a CDS encoding YeiH family protein, with translation MKFLSKNGKGLLLCLGLAIPSCILGKMFPVIGGPVFAILIGMVLALVVKKKEPFEGGVKFTSKKILQYAVVLLGFGMNLEVVMETGKQSLPIIICTITTSLVIAFVLHRAMNIPEKISTLVGVGSSICGGSAIAATAPVIDADEEEVAQAISVIFLFNILAALIFPALGAAIGFSTTSGDAFGVFAGTAVNDTSSVTAAASTWDSMYHLGSQTLDKAVTVKLTRTLAIIPITLVLAVRRVKKAENQNGEKVSLKKVFPFFILFFIGASVITTVAVAAGVPIESFQPLKELSKFFIVMAMGAIGFHTDIVKLVKSGGKPILLGMACWVGITAVTLTMQHFMHMW, from the coding sequence ATGAAATTTCTATCAAAAAACGGAAAAGGATTATTATTATGTCTGGGACTGGCAATTCCCTCTTGTATTTTAGGAAAAATGTTTCCTGTTATCGGAGGTCCGGTATTTGCCATTCTCATAGGAATGGTTCTCGCACTTGTAGTGAAAAAGAAAGAGCCATTTGAAGGCGGTGTAAAATTTACTTCGAAAAAAATTCTTCAGTATGCAGTTGTATTATTGGGATTTGGAATGAATTTAGAAGTGGTTATGGAAACAGGAAAGCAATCTCTTCCTATTATAATATGTACCATTACCACTTCACTGGTAATCGCTTTTGTACTTCATCGGGCAATGAACATTCCTGAGAAAATTTCTACGCTGGTGGGAGTAGGCTCATCTATTTGCGGAGGCTCTGCAATCGCAGCAACTGCTCCGGTAATTGATGCAGATGAAGAAGAAGTTGCACAGGCAATTTCCGTTATCTTTCTGTTTAATATTCTGGCGGCGTTGATTTTTCCTGCACTGGGAGCAGCCATAGGATTTTCCACTACATCAGGAGATGCTTTCGGTGTTTTCGCAGGAACTGCGGTAAATGACACATCTTCTGTAACAGCGGCGGCTTCTACATGGGACAGCATGTACCATTTGGGCAGTCAGACTTTAGATAAGGCGGTAACGGTAAAGCTTACCAGAACATTGGCGATTATTCCAATTACCTTAGTATTGGCAGTTCGCCGAGTAAAAAAAGCAGAAAATCAGAACGGAGAAAAGGTATCACTGAAAAAAGTTTTTCCATTCTTTATTCTGTTCTTTATCGGAGCAAGCGTGATTACCACCGTAGCGGTAGCGGCAGGCGTTCCCATTGAAAGCTTTCAGCCTTTAAAAGAGCTTTCCAAGTTCTTTATTGTTATGGCAATGGGGGCTATCGGATTTCATACGGATATTGTAAAGCTGGTAAAAAGCGGCGGAAAACCGATTTTGCTGGGGATGGCATGTTGGGTAGGAATTACGGCAGTTACTCTTACTATGCAGCACTTTATGCACATGTGGTAA
- a CDS encoding sulfatase-like hydrolase/transferase: MEKKRYHVLFIQVDQWGEKFLDFTGNNTIMTPTIHQLARDGVMYSNCYSTCPVCIPARRSLMTGLFPKTHKDRVYSDRMKMPAVTTLAEAFYQAGYHTMAVGKLHVYPQRNRIGFQDVVLQEEGRYEFGGPDDYQIWLGENGYIGQEFLHGMGNNTYYTRTWPLSETAHPTTWATGQMIKQIKRRDPEKPAFFYLSYTFPHPPLVPLSEYWDMYSEQDIQEPEYGDWEDESFIFKELTEAARYYSHKEMIRAKRAYYAQCTHIDNQIRLVIGALKEEGILDDTILVFTSDHGEMLFDHGMVGKRTFYENSAHIPLIFSGNPVSELRGKVDDRIACLEDIMPTLLELCKIEIPSSVEGQSLFEKERRDFLYGEISEGYRATRMIRMGNYKLIYYPYGNKVQIFDILQDKNELHDLSKKEEFKSIKEEMLARLCASLYGKDRKEWIRNGKLVGVEAPAYKERGDYTFSNQRGLHWPI; this comes from the coding sequence ATGGAAAAGAAGCGATATCATGTTTTATTTATTCAAGTAGATCAGTGGGGTGAAAAATTTCTGGATTTTACAGGAAATAATACGATTATGACACCTACAATTCATCAGCTGGCGAGAGATGGAGTGATGTATTCCAATTGCTACAGCACTTGTCCGGTGTGTATACCGGCGCGAAGGAGTCTTATGACCGGATTATTTCCCAAAACGCATAAAGACCGAGTTTATAGTGACAGAATGAAAATGCCTGCAGTTACAACGTTAGCAGAAGCATTTTATCAGGCGGGTTATCATACTATGGCGGTTGGGAAACTTCATGTATATCCTCAAAGAAATCGCATTGGATTTCAAGATGTTGTTTTACAGGAGGAAGGACGATATGAATTTGGAGGACCAGATGATTATCAGATATGGCTGGGAGAAAATGGCTATATAGGACAAGAGTTTCTTCATGGAATGGGAAACAATACTTATTATACGAGAACCTGGCCATTAAGTGAAACTGCCCATCCTACTACATGGGCTACCGGGCAGATGATAAAGCAAATAAAAAGGAGAGATCCGGAAAAACCGGCATTTTTCTATCTTTCCTATACTTTTCCTCATCCACCGCTGGTTCCGCTGTCAGAATATTGGGATATGTATTCTGAACAGGATATACAGGAGCCGGAATACGGAGACTGGGAAGACGAAAGTTTTATTTTTAAAGAATTGACAGAAGCGGCAAGATATTATTCTCATAAAGAGATGATAAGGGCAAAAAGAGCTTATTATGCACAGTGCACCCATATTGATAACCAAATTCGGCTGGTTATCGGAGCGCTGAAGGAGGAAGGTATTTTAGACGATACCATTCTTGTATTTACCAGTGACCATGGTGAAATGCTTTTTGATCATGGTATGGTGGGAAAACGTACTTTTTATGAGAATTCTGCACATATACCTCTAATCTTTTCCGGAAATCCTGTTTCTGAACTGAGAGGCAAAGTAGATGACAGAATTGCCTGCTTGGAAGATATTATGCCAACATTATTAGAATTATGCAAGATTGAAATACCGTCTTCTGTAGAAGGGCAATCCTTATTTGAAAAAGAAAGACGGGATTTTTTATATGGAGAAATCAGTGAGGGATATAGAGCAACACGAATGATTCGTATGGGGAATTATAAATTAATTTATTATCCCTATGGAAATAAAGTACAGATTTTTGATATTCTTCAAGATAAAAATGAATTACACGATTTATCAAAGAAAGAGGAATTTAAAAGTATAAAGGAAGAAATGTTGGCTCGATTATGTGCTTCTTTATATGGAAAAGATAGGAAAGAATGGATAAGGAATGGAAAGCTTGTAGGAGTTGAAGCACCGGCATATAAGGAACGGGGAGATTACACATTTTCTAATCAAAGAGGTTTGCATTGGCCAATATAA